In the genome of Populus nigra chromosome 9, ddPopNigr1.1, whole genome shotgun sequence, one region contains:
- the LOC133702778 gene encoding stemmadenine O-acetyltransferase-like: MDVSIISRELIKPSSPSIHHLSPFKLSLLDQLFPTTYVPMVFFYPSKNNQDFKGLQIPIQLKRSLSQTLSTFYPLSGRVRNNSIIDNYEKGAPFVETRVKGSLFDFLIQPQLNSLNKFLPCQPLGYQSDPEATSQVAIQVNTFDCGGTALGLCFSHKIIDVATAIAFLDSWAANTRGHYHEQINPGLFEASSRFPPLNKFLVQVPLWVTENCLFKEGNVTKRFVFDADAVATLRAKAKSKRVPNPSRTETLTAFIWKSCTEACRSLRDLPRPSVSLHAVNIRQRTEPSFSRYSVGNLWWRSMTACELADTKIELNDLVSLTRESFANINDDRLKDFQGENGFQGITVSLLKQLVGIVSRNPEIFMFSSWLNFDLNDVDFGWGKPIWVGLTGEVGRPSGWGNITFFKQTGRNNEIEAWMTLNEKIMSAVERNPEFLEFSTPNPSIFMPHLSS, from the coding sequence ATGGACGTCAGTATCATTTCAAGAGAGCTCATCAAACCCTCTTCGCCATCCATCCATCACCTTTCACCGTTCAAGCTGTCCCTTTTGGATCAGCTTTTCCCCACAACTTACGTTCCAATGGTTTTCTTCTACCCATCAAAAAACAACCAAGATTTCAAAGGTTTACAAATCCCAATTCAACTGAAGAGATCACTGTCCCAGACACTATCCACCTTTTACCCTTTATCTGGGAGGGTGAGAAACAACTCTATTATAGACAACTACGAGAAGGGTGCTCCATTTGTTGAAACCCGAGTGAAGGGGAGTTTGTTCGATTTTCTTATACAACCTCAGCTAAATTCACTGAATAAATTTCTTCCATGCCAACCATTAGGCTATCAATCAGATCCAGAAGCAACATCACAAGTAGCCATACAAGTTAACACATTTGATTGTGGTGGGACGGCACTCGGTCTCTGCTTTTCACACAAGATCATCGATGTAGCTACGGCGATTGCGTTCCTCGACAGCTGGGCAGCCAACACACGAGGTCATTACCATGAGCAAATAAATCCTGGTCTTTTTGAGGCGTCATCCCGATTTCCTCCGCTAAATAAATTCTTAGTTCAAGTTCCTTTGTGGGTGACGGAAAACTGCTTGTTCAAAGAAGGAAATGTGACCAAGAGATTCGTTTTTGATGCCGATGCTGTTGCCACTCTAAGGGCCAAGGCTAAAAGCAAACGTGTTCCGAATCCATCTCGCACTGAAACACTGACTGCCTTTATATGGAAATCCTGCACAGAAGCTTGTAGGTCGTTGCGCGATCTGCCAAGGCCGTCTGTCTCTCTACATGCAGTGAATATAAGACAAAGAACAGAACCTAGCTTTTCAAGATACTCTGTTGGAAACCTATGGTGGCGTTCAATGACAGCCTGTGAGTTGGCTGATACCAAGATAGAGTTGAATGATTTGGTGAGCTTAACTAGAGAATCTTTCGCTAATATAAACGATGATCGCCTCAAGGATTTCCAGGGTGAGAACGGGTTTCAAGGCATAACTGTGTCATTGCTGAAACAACTGGTGGGGATAGTCTCGAGAAACCcagaaatatttatgttttctaGTTGGCTTAACTTTGATTTAAATGATGTCGATTTTGGATGGGGAAAACCTATATGGGTGGGTCTTACAGGAGAAGTTGGACGCCCTTCAGGTTGGGGAAATATTACTTTCTTCAAACAGACTGGACGAAACAATGAAATTGAGGCGTGGATGaccttaaatgaaaaaataatgtctGCGGTAGAGCGTAACCCTGAGTTCCTCGAATTCTCGACTCCAAATCCTAGTATTTTCATGCCTCATTTATCATCTTAA